The genome window ATGATCATGCTTTTGCGTTCATTGTAAAGCTTGATCAGGTTGCGCGCGATCATGGCAACCAGTAAGACAAGCAGAATGATAATGATGTTGAAAAGCAGGAGAACGGGAATGTTGTCGGAGATGGTGGCGTTCTGCTGGCGGAGGTAAGAAAACTCGAAATACGAAAGGAGTCCGAGTGCGAGGACGATCAAAAACAGATTACGACGGGCCCGGACCTTTTTTCTGCGAAGTTGTTCTTCGGTGAGGTGGGACTCGTAGGGATTATTGGCTAAAGGCTCGAACGGCATTCTTCAATCCCCCGGTGTGGGGTCCCGAAGGACTCCGGTGCGGTTGAGTCGTCTCTGCGGGGAATCCTTTATTGGGTTCCACCTGGATCAGGCTGGATTCGGTCCATGACGTTTCAAAGTCATGGATCGGCACAAAGAACAACAGCCAGTTGAAGGGGAACCAAAGACCGTCGTCATTGACCATCTCCGCTTTAACGCGGACATAATACCTCTCATCGGGATCGAGCAGGTACACCGAAGACAAAGGGATATCCTTCAAGGTCATCATCAGTTCGCGGCACAATTCGGATTTTTTGGTTGCCACTTTGCGTTCGAGGTTGTCTCCCTGTGAAGAAAACTCGTAGCTTTTTTTGAGAGTGTCGTACTGGACCGTGTGCGTGATCTGACTTTGGCTGATGACTTCGTCGGGGTAAAAGTTCACATTGCGCAGCAGTTCGATCTTGTAATGAAATGTCAAGGGAACGCCGCTGTGCAACGCCTCCATCATTTTATCCGTGAATGCATTTTCAAGGGTGCCTCCTACGCGAACCTGTTCGTGATCGGCGTGCAACGTCACTTGGGTCAGAACCGGTTTGGCCCAGGCGAAAGGGGTCATCAAGCCGAAACAGAGTACGACCAGAGGGATTCTTCGCATGCATCTTGAAAAAAAATGTGCCAACAATTTGCGTCCTCTTCAAATATCGCTTTTTAGGATGACTTTGAATGAAGTCGGGAACTTCATAAAGCGACAGGCAAGATGATAACGATTTTTTTGCCCCACCAAACACTTTAATCTTAAAGCATTTTAAATTATATGTAAATAATTACAATCATTGATTTTATTGTTTCAGGAGCCGCTGCAAGAGGATTTTCGGGGTAGCTTCGGATTGTGTGCGAGCTGGAGCCCGGATGAACCACCTTGAATTTGAATGTTTTGGAGTTGGGCTTTGAAGGAAGCGGGGGAACCAGGATCAACCATTTTTCAGTAGATCACGGAGCTCGTACAGCTTTTCCAGAGCCTGCCGCGGGGTGAGGTCGTCGATTTCCAGTTGCCGGAGTTTCTGCAGGAGGGGCGGCGGGGTCTCACCGAACAATCCCAGTTGCTGCGGGCCGGCAGCGGGGGCGTGCGGTTGCGCCAGCTTGGGGGTGCCGACTTCATCGTATTCGCTGTTCTCCAGGTTGAACAGCACTTCGTTGGCCCGGCGCAACACCGGGTCCGGCAATCCGGCCAAACGGGCGACGTGGATGCCATAGCTTTTGTCAGCGCCTCCCGGAATGATCTTGCGCAGGAAAATGATTTCGTCGTTCCATTCCTTGATTTGCACGTTGTAATTTTTAACACTGGGAAACAGCGTTTCGAGTTCGGTCAATTCGTGGTAATGCGTGGCGAATAAAGTTTTCGCACCGATGCGTTCCGGTCCCTGTAGAAATTCAACGATGGCCCAGGCGATGCTGATGCCGTCGAAGGTGCTGGTGCCGCGCCCGATCTCATCGAGAATGATGAGGCTTTGCCGCGTGGCGTTGTTCAAAATGTTCGCGGTCTCGATCATCTCCACCATGAAAGTGGATTGTCCTTTCTGCAAATGGTCCTGCGCGCCGACGCGCGAAAAGATGCGATCCACCAAGCCAATCGTTGCCTCTTCCGCCGGGATAAAACAACCGACCTGGGCCATGAGCACACTCAACGCCACCTGGCGCAGGTAGGTGGACTTGCCCGCCATGTTGGGTCCGGTGATGATCGCCACCTGGTTGCCGTCGCAATCGAGCAGGGTGTCGTTGGGGATGAACGGCTGATTGGGATCGATGCGTTCCACCAGTGGATGGCGACCGTTTTGCAGGCGCAGCGTGTCGGCGTCGTTCATCTCCGGCCGGCAGTAATTATGTTGATGCGCGATCTGCGCGAAGCCGATGAGCGTGTCCAGCTCACCGATGCGCTCCGCCATGACCTGAATGCGCATGCCTTCGGCAGCAATGTCCTGCCGGATTTGCTGAAACAGTTTCAATTCGATGGCCTGCACTTTTTCTTCGGCGCCGGTGATCTCGGTTTCGTACTGCTTGAGCTCGGGCGAGATGAAGCGTTCGGTATTGACCAACGATTGCTTGCGGATGAAATCGTCTGGAATGCGGTCGAGGTTTTTCTTGGTGACCTCAATGTAGTACCCATAAATTTTGTTGTAACCGACCTTGAGTTGCGGGATGCCGGTGCGTTCTTTTTCTCGTGCTTCCAGGTTGGCGATCGCCTGGTTGCTGTCCTTCATGATGGCTTTCAGCCGGTCCAGCTCCTCGTCGCATCCGGGTTTGATGAGGTTGCCGTCCTTGATGTTGAGGGGCGGGTCGTCTTCGATGCGTTCGTCGATGAGTTGATGAATCGACTCCAGGTTGTCCCAGCTTTCGCGGATGCGTTGCATGGCTGGAAGAGGACAACGGGCGATCATTTCCTGGATCGAGGGCAATACCTGAAGCGAGGATTTGAGGGCGATCAGGTCGCGTGGCCCGCATGTGGCCATGGAAATCTTTCCGAGTAATCGTTCCAGATCGAAAATGTGTTTCAACTGTTCGCGGATGTCATTGCGTTCGAGCAGGTGTTCCTTGTAATGTCCCACCAGGTCGAGGCGTTGCTGGATCGGTTCCAGACGGATGAGCGGTTTTAGAATCCATTCCCGTACCCGGCGCGCCCCCAGTGGCGTGCAGGTGGCGTCGAGCAATCCAAGCAGGGAATGCTTGCGCTGGCCGTCGCTGGACTGCACGAGTTCGAGACTGTTGACCGTGGACCGGTCCAGCAACATGCAATCCTGCGTGCTGAAGGTGGACAGCGTCGTGATGTGTTGCAGTGCGGACTTTTGCGTGTCTTTCAGGTATTGAATGAGAGCTCCGGCGGCGCACACGGCGGCATGCCGGTCTTCGCAGCCGAAACCTTCCAGCGTTTTGGTTTTGAACTGTTCGGTCAGAATGCGATGCGCCTGGGTGTGGTGAAAGGTCCAGTCTTCCAGCGATTGCATGAAGTAGCCGGTGTCTTCGAGGCTGGCCGGTTGCGCTCCGTTGCCGTTCATGGCGCTTTCGGGAATCAGGACTTCCTTGGGATCGAGTTTGCTCAACTCATCGCGGAGCAGGTCCGGTGCCTGGGACGGCAGTTCCGTCACTTTGAACAGGCCGGTGGACATGTCGAGTGCGGCCAGTCCCGTGTGATCTTTGCTGAAATACAACGACACCAGAAAGTGATGGCTCTTGGGATCGAGCAGGGTGTCGTCGAGCACGGTGCCGGGGGTGATGACGCGCACGACCTCGCGCCGGACCAGCCCCTTGGCCTGTTTCGGGTCCTCCACCTGTTCACAAATGGCGATGGTCTTGCCGCCTTTCACCAGGCGGTTGATGTACAGGGTGGACGAGTGATGCGGAATGCCGCACATGGGAATGGCATTGGGTTTGTTCTTGTTGCGGGAGGTGAGGGCGATGTCGAGAATTTTCGACGCTTCCTTCGCGTCTTCGTTGAACATCTCGTAGAAATCGCCCATCCGGAAAAACAAAATGGCGTCCGGGTATTCTTTTTTGATGCCCTGGTACTGCTGCATCATGGGGGTGTCGTCGTCCACGACATTCTGCTTGTTCGCGGTTTTGGCCATGACCGGATGTGGTTAAATTTTGAGTTCCTGAAAAATCGGATACAGGCGTTGAAACGTGGCTTCGATGTGTTCCGGGTGGACTTTGGTTTCCGCGAGTACGGGCATGAAATTGGTGTCGCCGGTCCAGCGTGGAACAATGTGGGAATGGATGTGTTCGTCGAAACCCGCGCCGCCGCTCTTACCGATATTGTAGCCCATGTTGAAGCCGTGCGGGTGGTACGACTGACGCAGAATCTCCATCGATTTCTGGGTCAACAGGCCGATCTCCGCGATTTCCTCGGCGTTCAACTCCGTGAAGCAGGCGAGGTGGCGATAGGGAGACACCATCAGGTGCCCATTGGAATACGGGAAAATATTGATGATGACGAAACTCAGTTTTCCACGGTACAAAATCTTGCGGCCCATGTCGTCGCCCGCCTGCGGCGACGTGCAGAATATACACTCCTTGGTTTTATCCGATTTGATGTAGTTCATGCGCCAGGGGGCCCAGAGGTTTTCCATATGCTCACTCTCCCGTGTGGAAGCCGGGAAATCAGAAGTTGCTGGTCCCGGAGGGTTGCCGGCCGGGAAAGATGTGGCCGAATGCTTCCTGCGTTTTTTGTTTCATGTAGCGGGCGTCCTGTTTCGACGTTTCGTGGTCGTAGCCCATCAGGTGCAGTATGCCGTGAATGAGGAGGAGGATCAACTCCTCTTGCAGGGACAGGTGATGGTCGGTGGCCTGCCGGAACGCGGTTTCGACGGAAATGACCACATCTCCGAGCAGCACTTGTCCCTTTTCATTGACGGCATCTTCATCCTGTGGAAACGATAGCACATCGGTTGCCTGATCCTTGTCCCGGTACTGATGATTGAGGTTGCGGATGGCGGGGTCGTCGGTCAACAGAATACTGAGCTCGTCGTCGCCGATCTCCAGGTATTTCAGGATGCGGCTCGCCTCTTTCTTGAGCCAGCGCACATCGACTTTGTGCGCGGACTGGTTGTTGGTCACAAGAATGGGCATGGCGTGTTGAGCCTGAGTGTGTCCTGTGAATGCGCCGTGTGGGTGATCGGGAGATCGTCGCGCACAACCGCCGGCTCGGATGTCTGTTATGCAGAGGGAGGCGGTTCGCTTTGCTCTGCCCGGTCGTAGGCACCGATGATTTTTTTCACCAACTCGTGGCGGACGACGTCTTTTCGGTCGAATTCAATCAAGTCGATGCCGTGAATGTCTCTCAATATTTCTCTGGCATGCAAAAGGCCGGACTGGGTGCCGCGCGGCAAGTCCACCTGCGTGATGTCGCCGGTGACGACCATCTTCGAGCGGAATCCCAACCGGGTGAGGAACATTTTCATCTGTTCCCGGGTCGAGTTCTGCGCTTCGTCCAGGATGATGAATGAGTCGTTCAGCGTGCGCCCGCGCATGTAGGCCAGCGGCGCGATTTCTATATACCCCTCCGCAATCATCTGCTGCACCTGATTGAACTCCACCATTTCGTAAAGCGCGTCGTAGAGCGGCATCAGGTACGGTTGAATTTTTTCGGCGATGTCACCGGGCAGGAAGCCCAGTTTTTCTCCGGCTTCGACGGCAGGACGGGTCAGAATGATGCGCTTGAACTGGCGTTTCAAAAAGCCTTCGACCGCCATGGCCACCGCAAGGTACGTTTTGCCGGTGCCTGCCGGACCGATGGCAAGCACGACGTCGTGTTTGCGGATGGCCTGGATCATCTTGCGCTGGGTGTTGCCCTTGGGCGTGATGAATCCTTTCTTGGGCGATACGGGAATACGTTCGTCGAACAGCCCCTTGATATCCACTTTAGGGTCTTCGGCCACCAGCCGGATGGCGAACTTGATGTCGCCGTTGACCAGGCGCTGGCCGCTGGCCATCATGTCGTGCAGTTGCACGAGCAGATGCTCGACCGCTTCGACATCGTTCGGCTCGCCACTGATACGAATTTGATTCTCGCGCGTGGTGATGCGGACGTTGAACTTTTTTTCGATTTGTTTGAGGTTGGTGTCCTGAGTGCCGAATATTTCAGGAATGTATTCCGTACTTTCGAGAAGCAAGTCCCTGGAAGTGGAGTGGTTCAAGCAGGAGAAACCTTTATTGGGTTTGAATTCACGTTCATTATAGGGTGATCGATTGCCAATGTCAAAGCATACCGGGCGCTGTAACCGGCTACATTAAAAAGACTTATGTAGGTTGCCGGAGGCCTTGGGGTGATCAGGTGCGGTACCGCTGCCCGCCGTTGATCAGGCTTAAAAACTCGCTGCGGGTGCTGGGGTTGGACTTGAAATAACCCAGCATGGAGCTTGTGGTGGTGAAGGAATTCTGCTTCTCCACGCCGCGCATGGACATGCACAGGTGCAGGGCTTCGATGACCACGGCAACACCCTTGGGCTTCAATACCCGGTTGATGCAATCGGCGACCTGCATGGTCAACCGTTCCTGCACCTGGAGGCGGCGGCTGAAAGCATCGACCACGCGCGGGATCTTGCTGAGGCCGATGATCTTGCCGTCAGGCAGGTAGGCAACATGGCACTTGCCAAAAAACGGAAGCATGTGGTGCTCGCACAGGCTGAACATGTCGATATCCTTGACGATCACCATTTCGTCGGTGTTGGCATCGGTGAACAGGGCATCGTTGACCAGTTCGTCGATGTTCACCCAGTAGCCGCCGGTCAGGAACTTGAGGGAGCGCGAAACCCGTTCGGGGGTATTCTTCAGGCCTTCGCGGGAAGGGTCTTCTCCCAACTCGAGCAGTATCTTCTCAATCAACTCTTTCACGGACGTGTCCTCTATAGGTTACGAAGTTGCGCGGAGATTCGTACAACTTGATTTCGTGAAGCAACCCGTCGCCGAGCTTCGGTTCCAGCACTTCCCAGAACTTGATGGCCAGATTTTCGGCAGTGGGGATGACCCCTTGCAAAAACCCGACGTCCACGTTGAGATTCTTATGATCGACCTTGTCGATGATCTCATCGGTGACCAGCTTCTTGAGGAACTTCAGATCGAGAACCATGCCGGTTTCCGGATCGACGTCCCCGCGCACGGTCACTTCCATGGTGTAGTTGTGACCGTGACCATTGGGATTATTGCAAAGGCCAAACACCTGGGCGTTTTTTTCGTCAGAAAAGGATGGGTTGTACAGCCGGTGACTGGCGCAAAATTCTACTTTTCGTGTTATATAAATCATAGGTTTTCTTTCGTTCATGTTATTGAAGGGGGCCCACATTGTCAATGAAATTCAGGGTTTAAAGCCTTTGGAGATGTGTTTATGAACCGCTTGTCCGGAAAAAAAGTCGTCGTCATCCGCACCGGAGCGCTGGGTGATGTGTTGATGATCCTGCCGTTTTTACAGGCGGTGCAATCGGTGCAACCGGAATGCCTCCATGTCGTGGTCGAAGCCCGGCAGAAAGAACTGATGCAGGGCTTCGATTGCGTTGATCGAGCCTTTGCCGCCGACGACCTCCAGTGGTGGTAGGTTTACGGCGACACGGCGGATGCGCCTCCCTACCGGTTTCTGCAAGATTACGACTGCGTGGTGGCTTTCATTCAGGACCACGGTGCTACCGTGGCCGACCGCATGCGGCAACGCCTGTCCGCCGAGGTGGTGGTGCGGCCACCGTTTCCATACCGGCGGGAATTGCATGTCAGCGACTATTACCTGCAAACCTTTGCGGAGCGTGTGCCGCAACCGGACTGGCCACCTGCCTGGCAGGCTCCAGCAACATCCTGCGCGGTGGCCGAACAGAAACTCCTGTCTGTCAAAAATGCTGTCAGGGGCTGCTGGGTGATGCACCCGGGCAGCGGGGGCGTTTCCAAAAACTGGCCGTTGCCGGCGTTTCGTCAGCAAGCCGAGTGGCTGCGACAGCAGGGAGCCGCTCCCGTGTTTCTGCTCGGTCCGGCGGAAGTGACGATGGCCGAAGCCGTTCACGCGTTGGCTCGTGAACTGATGACTCCTGTATGGGACAATTTTCCCCTGACTGATTGCGCGGCCCTGCTCAGCCGGTGCGATGGGTTTCTGGGCAACGATGCCGGCATCGCCCACCTGGCTGCAGTGCTGGGCCTGCCGACCGTGGCGGTGTTCGTGAACAGCGATCCTGTGATGTGGCAGCCGCTGGGGTCCAACGTGAGCGTGGTCGATGTCCGGAAGGAAAAAGAGGTCGTCCCCCTGCCGGGATCGGAAGCCGTGCAGGAAGCCCTGAGCCGTTGGGTGCCGTTACGTTCCAACCCCTGAAAACCGGGTCATTTTAGATACTTGCGTTTGTTGTCGGTGGTGTAGAATCCCGTTCCGTACAGGTGGAAGGTGGAGCCGGTCACGCATTTCTGCAGGGGGCCTCCACACTTCTCACATGTTTCGAGTGGCGGGTCATCTGTCCTCTGCAGGGCTTCGGTCCGGTCCTTACACTTTTCGCATTCGTATTCGTAAATCGGCATGATCGCGCCTCCTGCTCATCCGGTGAGCCTTGCACGCAGGGCCACCGGGGTGGATTCCAGATTTCATGGCCGGGGCCAGGAAATGGGTTTCTTCCCGGACTGTTCCCGGAAGATATCCAGCGTTTTCGGGATATTTTCTTTGACCTCATCAAGCCGGTACACTTTTTGGGGCAGGGTGAGGCCGAATTCCTGTTCCCAGATACCTACCATTATACCGATCCGGTCGCTCAAAACCTGAAGAATTATAAACCGGTCGATTTCGAACTGTTTCTGAATGGACTCCGGCATCATGAAGGTGCCATTCTGATTGACCTCGCCGAAACGCATCACCGCCAGGCCCTGGTGGACTTCCCTGAACCCGATCGAGGTGAAGAACTCTTCCATTTCGGGGGAGATGGCGCTTCGCGGCCAGACCACGATGCCGTATTTCTCCATATTCTGGTAAAGCGTGTAGGGGTGGGCATCCTGGGAAAAAGCCGGGGGCGTTGCAATGAGGGCCACCCAAAGGGCCCACATGGCTAGGATTCTCAACCACAACTTGTTGGACTGGAACCGGGGTTGATGCATCATGATTCACCCCCTTTCAGGGCAATCAGGGTTGGATTTCCGTCAGGCTGAAGAAATAGGACAATTCAAACGCCGCGTTTTCCGGAGAGTCCGAGCCATGCACCGAGTTCTTTTCGATATCCACGGCAAAATCCTTACGGATAGTGCCCGCGGCGGCATCTTTGGGATTGGTGGCGCCCATCAGTTCCCGCCAGCTGGCAATGGCATTGCCCTTTTCCAGGGCCAGCAGCACGACCGGGCCGCCGGTGGCCATGTACGTGGTGAGGTCTTTGAAGAAAGGGCGTTCCTTGTGCACGTGGTAAAAGCCCTCGACCTGCTCCAGAGTCAATTTGGTGCGTTTCATGGCGACGATCCGGAATCCTTTGGATTCGATCCGCTCAAGAATTTTTCCAATCAGGTTGCGTTCTACAGCGTCGGGTTTGATGATAGCGAACGTTCTTTCCATTAGGCTTCAGGATCTCCAGCGTAAAATAAGTTGACGGTGAATGGGAAAAAAAAAGGTATTTGGGGAGAGCCCCAAATACCTTTTCCTTCTAAAGCTTCAAACCAATATGGGCTGAAGGATGGTCAGCGCTGAACCACTCCCACCCGCTTGATCACGAAACGATCTTCCAGATTGTCGATCCACTTCATCTGGATAGCATCGTGTTTTGCAACGTCTCTGCAGATGTAAACGCAGATCTCGCAAGACTTGCAGCGATCCACCGAAACATAGGCGGATTTATCTTCCTCGCTGTAGTTGATGCAGTTCGCCTCAGGACAATAAGTCGTGCACAAGTGGCAGTTGGTTTCAGCACAGATATCCTTGTTTACATCTGCAACATAGTACATGCTTGATTACACTCCAATTCAAAAGTTGCGTTAAACAGCAACCGGTTTCTCTTTATCGGCATGGACACCCCATTTGTGATCTATCGCGTACTGATAGGCGGCTTTGATGGTGTCCATATTTGCCTGAAGCAACTTCTGCTTTTTGGCAAATTTCTTTTCGATGACGCTATCCAAAGAGGCGGTACCACCGGAGGTAACAATACCCTTGCCGATGAAACGATCCTTGACGGATCCCTCGATGGATTCCATGTCCGGCATGCCAAAGATGGCGGAGATGGCACCGCACATGGCCATGTTGGTGGCCAGGTCGGTTCCCGCGACATCATTTGCAAGCTCGGTAGCGGGCAGATAATAGATATTCGCTTTCTTATCCACCAGCTCCTTCTCTTCATCGGGGATGAGCTTCAACGGTTCCCGGTTGTTGATCAGGATGATGCCGTTTTCCTTGAGGCCCGTATAGAAAGGCATGGTGTACGACTTGCCCAGGGTGATGACCTGTGCACTGAAAATCATCAACACATTGGGGAAGACGATCTCGCCGATTTCATAAATTTCATCGTTGGAGATCCGCACGTAACTTTCAACCGGGGCGTTGCGTTTTTCGGAACCGAAAAAGGGGACGAGGGAACTGAACCCGTTTCCGATGACGACCGCGTTACTCAGAATGTGAGAGGCGGTGACAACGCCCTGGCCGCCAATGCCGGCCATGCGAACGTTATAACGTTTGACTTCTTCTACCATGGGTTTAAAACCTCCTCGTTTATTTTTTAGCAGCTTTGGCTTTTTCTTTGTCTTTCTTTTCGAGGTCGGTGATGTACGCCTTGGCTTCATCCGTCATTTCTTCGAGAAAACCGTAACGTTCTTTTTCGACGTCGAAGGCATCCTGCATGACTTCCGGGGTCGGAATTGCATACTCAATGTTGCAGGAGGTGTACGCCTGAATGAAAGTCGGACCGACTTCACGCGCGATGAGAATGGCGCGACGAACGGTGCGGACGACACGTGCCGGGTTGGTCGGCGCGATCCGGGCGATGTAGGCACAACCCGCTACCCGGGCGAGGCCCAGAGCATCGATCTTGTCCGTAGCTTTACCACGCGGAGCCATTTTCAAGACCTGGCCCTTCATGGTCATACCACTTTCCTGACCGCCGGTGTTGCCGTAAACTTCGTTGTCCAGCATGATGGTCGTGAACCGCTCCTGGCGGAACCAGGAATGCATCAGTGCCTGAAAGCCGATGTCGATCAATCCGCCGTCACCGGCCTGAACGATAACGTCCTTGGGCTGGTTCGGGAAACGAATTTCCAGACCGCGTTTGAGGCCGGAAGCCACGGAGTTGGTGTCGCCGTAGTTGCCGTAGATGAAGGGGATGTTGGCCTGGGAAATCGCCAGACGTCCACACCCTGCGGTACCAACATTGATGGTGTGTTCCGGAGCGGGCAGAGCCAGCATCGTCAGGCGGATGAACAGCGTCATCGCGCAGCCTGCGCACATCGGATGCTCTTCCAGAAGCTCCTTGAATTTCCCCATTTCGCTGACTTTTACTTCACGACCATACTGACCGTACTTAACCAGGTCGCGATATTCTACCGGGAGAATTTCCTCATAACCAGGGGCTGGTTTGACGGTTTCGAGAGACATAATTGGGGTACCTTTCTATATATATTTAAGAAAGTATTTATAAAGATTTATGAAAACCCTCAGCCTGCAAGGGTTGATACATCGTTATAAAGCGCTGCTCATCCGGACTTGCAACCCGAAAAGGACAGCCTACACAAAATACCGGGTTAACGCAACCTTAACGCAACCCAACTTCTGTTTTATTGAAGATTGCCTTTGCGGGCTTCCGCCAGCCAATCCAGAATCATTTCCGTCGGCATGGTCATGCCGCCATAGACCCGGGGACCCCCGGAGATCTGGGCGTCGCACTTGCCGTACAGGGTGGAACAGACTTCCTTGTGCAGCCAGCCGGCCTGATTGAATTCCGGAATCAGAATCCGCTTGGCATGCTTGACGGCGGCGATGATCTCCTTCCGCGGCCAGGGGCGGATGGTCTTGACTTTGACCAGGCCCACCTTGCGGCCGGCTTCGCCTTCCTGACGGACGGCTTCGCGGGACTGGGAAACGGCCGAGCCGGAAGCAATGAGAAACTCCTCGGCATCCGGGTTGACCACTTCGATCAGGTCGCCGATGTACTTGCGCCAGTGCCGGGCGGAACGCTCGACGGCGGCAAAGACTTCCTGCTGCCAGCTCGCATGCATGTGATAGCTGATGAAGTTGGACTTCTGAATGGGAGCGTCACGGGACAACCGCGCCGGCGGGTTCTCGTTGTCCATGGCCGGTACGGCAGAACGCCAGCCATCACGCGGCGGCAGTTTGAATTCTTCCGAAGGCATGGACACTTTACCGCGGGCGTGGGTGACGAAAAAGCCGTCAACCGAAACGACCGCCGGCAGGGTGACATCGACTTCCTCAGACACCATGAAAGCGGCGAGGGTGTAATCGAAGAAGTCCTGCTGGTGTTCGGCGTGGGCATGCAGGATGCCGGTATTCAGCAAAAAGGAAATTTCGATGTTGTCCGGCTGAATGGCCAGCGGCGTGTTGATGACGCGGCACATGTTCAGCAGAACCAGAGGAGTCCGCGCGCCGGGCCAGGAGGCAATGGCTTCCATGCCGCGCATCAGACCGGGACCGGAGGTCGCCGTCAAGGAGCGCACGCCAGCGCGTGATGCACCGCCAATGGCCGTCATGACGCCGATTTCTTCTTCCGCCCGATAGTAGTCTTTCAGATACCCTTCATCGTAGAGATAACCCACCTGCTGCATGGTCTCACTCTGCGGGGTGATGGGATAGGAGATGGCACAATCCACATTGCAGCGACGGATGGCTTCCCGTGCCGCTTCACTCCCGGTGATGAACTGGGTTTCACGCGGCGCTTCGTTCAACAACCACACCGGGTCCACGACTTTTTGCAAGTCGCCTTTGGGGACCCATTCCTCCTTTTTTTGGGTTGCAGTTTGCTCGGTCATAACGACTCCTCAACGCAAAAAGTTTATTCCAAGTGTTTAATTTAATTAGCTTTTTTAGCTATTTGGTGTATTTGGGGCAACAGGAAACGAGGTCCCGGTTTCAGGAATGTTCAGAACAACCTGATTTGCGGTGACTAAATTATCATGTTTGCCCGTGTAATACAATTTTATTGAAGAATTTCAAATGAAATTTGTCGAAATTCGACAAAACTCCCGGGGGAAGGACACTTCTACGAATCCCGATTGCCCGGAAATAACTATTACCTATAATAAAATCAATATGTTATGTGGCCTCAGAGGGTGAGGACAAAGTCCGCAGTGTTTTCCTGGTTGTTGTAGCCTTGCAGGGTTGCTTAGGCCCAGAGGTGAACTTTTTGCGTCATTGTATTTTTGTCCAGATATCTATTCTACCACACCTTCCGTGAAATTGGGCTTTTTAAGGTAAACGAAGGCTTTTTCCAGAAACTCGTTCACCGCACGGTCATTGCGAAACGTCAACGTTTTTTTCGCCAGGTCGGTCGTGTGGCACAGATCGTATTGCAGGCCGTCCGCAGTGCGAAACTTGATGACATCCACGGTCCATTCCAGTTGGGTGATGTCCTGAGTGGGGAAGTTGACCGCGGCCACTCCGTAATTGTTGATGCGATACACAAACTGAAGGCCACCGTTTCCATTTGGCTCGGACCGGGTGAGCACGAGGTTTTCTTCAGTCAACATGGTAAATAGGCTCCCTGATTTAAAATGAAGGTTTACCTTGGGGAGCAACGGGTTTCCCCAAGGTCAAAACCTGTGTTAGGATGGGCCTCCGGCTTGGCCGGACACTCCGAATATCCAATCATACCAGACGGATGGGCTGTGCGTAAAGGCCTCTTCAGCCAGACCAAAATATTCGCAATCTTTTTTTGCGGTCAACCATCTTAATTCCAAACCTGACTTGAAATTGATTATTGATTATGGAACCGATTGAACTGAACGACCCGGCAGAGATTC of Nitrospina watsonii contains these proteins:
- a CDS encoding 6-carboxytetrahydropterin synthase, with the protein product MIYITRKVEFCASHRLYNPSFSDEKNAQVFGLCNNPNGHGHNYTMEVTVRGDVDPETGMVLDLKFLKKLVTDEIIDKVDHKNLNVDVGFLQGVIPTAENLAIKFWEVLEPKLGDGLLHEIKLYESPRNFVTYRGHVRERVD
- the folE gene encoding GTP cyclohydrolase I FolE — encoded protein: MKELIEKILLELGEDPSREGLKNTPERVSRSLKFLTGGYWVNIDELVNDALFTDANTDEMVIVKDIDMFSLCEHHMLPFFGKCHVAYLPDGKIIGLSKIPRVVDAFSRRLQVQERLTMQVADCINRVLKPKGVAVVIEALHLCMSMRGVEKQNSFTTTSSMLGYFKSNPSTRSEFLSLINGGQRYRT
- a CDS encoding DUF4390 domain-containing protein, encoding MTPFAWAKPVLTQVTLHADHEQVRVGGTLENAFTDKMMEALHSGVPLTFHYKIELLRNVNFYPDEVISQSQITHTVQYDTLKKSYEFSSQGDNLERKVATKKSELCRELMMTLKDIPLSSVYLLDPDERYYVRVKAEMVNDDGLWFPFNWLLFFVPIHDFETSWTESSLIQVEPNKGFPAETTQPHRSPSGPHTGGLKNAVRAFSQ
- a CDS encoding PhoH family protein, which codes for MNHSTSRDLLLESTEYIPEIFGTQDTNLKQIEKKFNVRITTRENQIRISGEPNDVEAVEHLLVQLHDMMASGQRLVNGDIKFAIRLVAEDPKVDIKGLFDERIPVSPKKGFITPKGNTQRKMIQAIRKHDVVLAIGPAGTGKTYLAVAMAVEGFLKRQFKRIILTRPAVEAGEKLGFLPGDIAEKIQPYLMPLYDALYEMVEFNQVQQMIAEGYIEIAPLAYMRGRTLNDSFIILDEAQNSTREQMKMFLTRLGFRSKMVVTGDITQVDLPRGTQSGLLHAREILRDIHGIDLIEFDRKDVVRHELVKKIIGAYDRAEQSEPPPSA
- the mutS gene encoding DNA mismatch repair protein MutS, giving the protein MDDDTPMMQQYQGIKKEYPDAILFFRMGDFYEMFNEDAKEASKILDIALTSRNKNKPNAIPMCGIPHHSSTLYINRLVKGGKTIAICEQVEDPKQAKGLVRREVVRVITPGTVLDDTLLDPKSHHFLVSLYFSKDHTGLAALDMSTGLFKVTELPSQAPDLLRDELSKLDPKEVLIPESAMNGNGAQPASLEDTGYFMQSLEDWTFHHTQAHRILTEQFKTKTLEGFGCEDRHAAVCAAGALIQYLKDTQKSALQHITTLSTFSTQDCMLLDRSTVNSLELVQSSDGQRKHSLLGLLDATCTPLGARRVREWILKPLIRLEPIQQRLDLVGHYKEHLLERNDIREQLKHIFDLERLLGKISMATCGPRDLIALKSSLQVLPSIQEMIARCPLPAMQRIRESWDNLESIHQLIDERIEDDPPLNIKDGNLIKPGCDEELDRLKAIMKDSNQAIANLEAREKERTGIPQLKVGYNKIYGYYIEVTKKNLDRIPDDFIRKQSLVNTERFISPELKQYETEITGAEEKVQAIELKLFQQIRQDIAAEGMRIQVMAERIGELDTLIGFAQIAHQHNYCRPEMNDADTLRLQNGRHPLVERIDPNQPFIPNDTLLDCDGNQVAIITGPNMAGKSTYLRQVALSVLMAQVGCFIPAEEATIGLVDRIFSRVGAQDHLQKGQSTFMVEMIETANILNNATRQSLIILDEIGRGTSTFDGISIAWAIVEFLQGPERIGAKTLFATHYHELTELETLFPSVKNYNVQIKEWNDEIIFLRKIIPGGADKSYGIHVARLAGLPDPVLRRANEVLFNLENSEYDEVGTPKLAQPHAPAAGPQQLGLFGETPPPLLQKLRQLEIDDLTPRQALEKLYELRDLLKNG
- the ybeY gene encoding rRNA maturation RNase YbeY, which encodes MPILVTNNQSAHKVDVRWLKKEASRILKYLEIGDDELSILLTDDPAIRNLNHQYRDKDQATDVLSFPQDEDAVNEKGQVLLGDVVISVETAFRQATDHHLSLQEELILLLIHGILHLMGYDHETSKQDARYMKQKTQEAFGHIFPGRQPSGTSNF
- a CDS encoding HIT family protein produces the protein MENLWAPWRMNYIKSDKTKECIFCTSPQAGDDMGRKILYRGKLSFVIINIFPYSNGHLMVSPYRHLACFTELNAEEIAEIGLLTQKSMEILRQSYHPHGFNMGYNIGKSGGAGFDEHIHSHIVPRWTGDTNFMPVLAETKVHPEHIEATFQRLYPIFQELKI